Proteins co-encoded in one Acanthopagrus latus isolate v.2019 chromosome 10, fAcaLat1.1, whole genome shotgun sequence genomic window:
- the tec gene encoding tyrosine-protein kinase Tec yields the protein MSGELLLEETLIKRSQQKKRTSPLNYKERLFVLTRSRLTYYDGRAEKKFKRGSIELSRIRCAEIVKNGGGIIPCQNKYPFQVVYETNILYVFAPSHNSRSLWVQSLKEEIKDNNGVLTKFHPQFWQEGAWLCCRQAEKLAPGCEEYNLFGDISRKPLPPIPGEEPRNNCRRPPPPVPPTGDDDDDYDEDDDDDDDEEVVVALYDFPGAESHDLSLVKGEEYIILEKCDVNWYKACNQYGEEGYIPSNYVTEKKSGNLVQFVWYSKQVNRNKAEELLRKEDKEGAFIVRDSSTAGTYTVSLYTKSAAGEGGAAIKHYHIKQTQGSPQQFYLAEKHLFNSIPDLIEYHKHNAAGLVARLRYPVGKQDKSAPSTAGFSYDKWEINPSELTFMKELGSGQFGLVRLGKWRAQHKVAIKAIKEGAMYEEDFLEEAKVMMKLSHPKLVQLYGVCSQQKPIYIVTEFMEHGCLLNFLRQQRGSFSLGSLLSISLDVSEGMQHLEANSFIHRDLAARNCLVNDSLVVKVSDFGMARYVLDDQYTSSSGVKFPVKWSPPEVFNFCKYSSKSDVWSFGVLMWEVFTEGRMPFEQNQNHEVVTLVTKGHRLYRPKMATAAIYDIMQLCWHERPDERPSFSQLCLMISDALEGDTPPPN from the exons ATGAGTGGCGAGCTGCTATTGGAGGAGACGCTCATCAAGCGttcacagcagaagaagaggacgtCTCCGCTGAACTATAAGGAGAGACTGTTTGTCCTCACCAGGAGCAGGCTGACGTACTACGATGGACGAGCTGAG AAGAAGTTCAAAAGAGGATCGATCGAGCTGAGTCGCATCCGATGTGCAGAGATCGTCAAGAACGGAGGAGGAATCATCCCCTGCCAGAATAAATACCCTTTTCAG gtggTGTATGAAACCAATATCCTCTATGTGTTTGCGCCGAGTCACAACAGCAGAAGTCTTTGGGTCCAGAGCCTCAAAGAGG agatCAAGGACAACAACGGGGTCTTAACGAAGTTCCACCCTCAGTTCTGGCAGGAGGGGGCGTGGCTCTGCTGTCGCCAGGCGGAAAAACTGGCTCCCGGCTGTGAGGAGTACAACCTGTTTGGAGACA TTTCCAGAAAACCTTTACCCCCGATTCCTGGAGAGGAGCCTAGAAACAATTGT CGGCGGCCCCCTCCACCCGTCCCTCCGACcggtgacgatgatgatgactaCGATGAAGAcgacgatgacgacgatgacgaggaggtggtggtggcacTGTACGACTTCCCGGGCGCCGAGTCTCATGACCTGAGTCTCGTCAAAGGAGAGGAGTACATCATCCTGGAAAAGTGCGACGTCAACTGGTATAAGGCGTGCAACCAGTATGG tgagGAAGGCTACATCCCAAGTAACTATGTAACAGAGAAGAAATCCGGAAACCTGGTGCagtttgt TTGGTACAGTAAACAAGTCAACAGGAACAAGGCCGAGGAGCTGCTGAGGAAGGAG GACAAAGAAGGAGCCTTCATCGTCAGAGACTCCAGCACTGCAGGAACCTACACCGTCTCTCTGTACACCAAGTCTGCTGCAGG ggAGGGAGGTGCAGCTATAAAACATTACCACATCAAGCAGACGCAAGGCTCACCCCAACAGTTTTACCTGGCAGAGAAACACCTGTTCAACTCCATCCCCGACCTGATCGAGTACCACAAACACAACGCAGCAG GTCTTGTTGCCAGGTTGAGGTATCCTGTCGGGAAACAGGACAAATCTGCTCCATCCACTGCTGGCTTCAGCTACG ACAAGTGGGAGATCAACCCCAGCGAGCTGACCTTCATGAAGGAGCTGGGCAGCGGTCAGTTCGGTCTGGTGAGGCTCGGCAAGTGGAGGGCTCAGCACAAAGTGGCCATCAAGGCCATCAAAGAGGGAGCCATGTACGAGGAGGACTTCCTCGAGGAGGCCAAGGTCATGAT GAAGCTGTCTCACCCTAAACTGGTGCAGCTGTATGGCGTCTGCAGCCAGCAGAAGCCCATCTACATCGTCACAGAGTTCATGGAGCACGGCTGCCTGCTGAACTTCCTCAGGCAGCAACGAGGCAGCTTCAGCTTAGGGTCCTTACTGTCCATCAGCCTGGATGTCAGCGAAGGCATGCAGCACCTGGAGGCCAACAGCTTCATCCACAGAGATCTG GCTGCCAGAAACTGTCTGGTCAATGACTCTCTGGTGGTGAAGGTGTCTGACTTTGGCATGGCCAG ATATGTGTTGGACGACCAGTACACCAGCTCATCAGGTGTCAAATTTCCCGTGAAGTGGTCGCCTCCTGAAGTCTTCAACTTCTGCAAATACAGCAGCAAGTCAGATGTCTGGTCCTTCG gtgtgtTGATGTGGGAGGTTTTCACTGAGGGTCGCATGCCATTTGAACAGAATCAGAACCACGAGGTGGTTACCTTGGTAACCAAGGGTCACCGCCTCTACAGGCCCAAAATGGCCACTGCCGCCATCTATGACATCATGCAGCTCTGTTGGCATGAG AGACCGGATGAGCGCCCGTCCTTCTCCCAGCTCTGCCTAATGATCTCCGACGCTCTGGAGGGTGACACCCCTCCACCAAACTGa
- the LOC119027832 gene encoding flocculation protein FLO11-like, whose amino-acid sequence MAPTKTRYFLFPAAFLLLSFIPTVAEVVMSVSDCDLFLLEKTPPQVPGILQGGHILNQNRYKPICQTFENERRFLTLYDIKNKIPVFSAYKYRGNGEGRRPQTWWKIEPQLENEDDTNMIVGDKNKTYNNQAGNTDYRNNRQFDRGHLFPSSHAFNKTDKMSTFTLTNIVPQVKTFNQGSWNRMEQCIKCVMDKYCFNNNGRIEGFVVTGAQPSTKNILNNRINIPSMLWSAFCCYSSNRNMWIASAHWGDNVPDDFKNKYLQTKTLAELYKELSTVDYELNVFPGTQCPVQTSVTGFYPEMTRNCACPTISTTSEHRTSTSSMATSDRVPASDTAPSIFDSVPTISDPVPSTSDTVPSTSDPVPSTSDPVPSTSDTVPSTSDTVPSTSDPVPSTSDTVPSTSDPVPSTSDPVPSTSDPVPSTSDPVPSTSDTVPSTSDPVPSTSDPVPSTSDPVPSTSDPVPSTSDPVPSTSDPVPSTSDPVPSTSDPVPSTSDPVPSTSDPVPSTSDTVPSTSGPVPTTFDTAPSTSDTVPSTSGPVPTTSDTVPTTSDTVPSTSDTAPSTSDTAPSTSGTIPLTSDPVPTAPDTVPTKSEPGPSPYNI is encoded by the exons ATGGCACCAACGAAGACAAGGTATTTCTTGTTCCCtgctgccttcctcctcctgtccttcatTCCAACAGTGGCTGAGGTGGTAATGTCGGTGTCAGATTGTGACCTGTTCCTTCTTGAGAAAACTCCGCCACAGGTCCCAGGTATATTGCAGGGGGGACACATCCTGAACCAGAACCGATACAAACCCATTTGCCAGACTTTTGAGAATGAGAGGAGGTTTTTGACTCTCTACGACATCAAGAACAAGATTCCAGTCTTTTCTGCTTACAAGTACAGAGGGAATGGAGAAGGCAGGAGACCCCAAACATGGTGGAAGATAGAGCCACAG CTTGAGAATGAAGATGACACGAACATGATCGTCGGAGACAagaacaaaacatacaacaaccAGGCTGGGAACACAGATTACAGAAACAACAGGCAGTTTGACCGAGGCCATTTATTTCCAAGCTCTCATGCATTCAACAAGACTGACAAAATGTCCACCTTCACCCTGACCAACATTGTTCCGCAAGTGAAAACATTCAACCAGGGAAGCTGGAACAGAATGGAACAGTGCATCAAATGTGTTATGGATAAATACTGCTTTAACAACAATGGTAGGATTGAAGGGTTTGTGGTAACTGGAGCGCAACCCAGCACCAAGAACATCCTCAACAACAGGATCAATATTCCCTCCATGCTCTGGTCAGCGTTCTGCTGCTACAGCTCCAACAGGAACATGTGGATAGCAAGTGCACACTGGGGTGACAATGTTCcagatgattttaaaaacaaatatctgcagACAAAGACTCTGGCAGAACTCTACAAAGAACTGAGTACAGTGGACTATGAACTTAATGTTTTTCCTGGAACGCAGTGTCCTGTCCAGACAAGTGTTACTGGGTTTTACCCAGAAATGACTAGAAACTGCGCCTGCCCAACCATTTCAACCACTTCTGAGCATCGCACTTCAACATCTTCAATGGCCACATCTGACCGCGTCCCTGCATCTGACACAGCCCCTTCAATATTTGACTCAGTCCCTACCATATCTGATCCAGTCCCTTCAACATCTGACACAGTCCCTTCAACATCTGATCCAGTCCCTTCAACATCTGATCCAGTCCCTTCAACATCTGACACAGTCCCTTCAACATCTGACACAGTCCCTTCAACATCTGATCCAGTCCCTTCAACATCTGACACAGTCCCTTCAACGTCTGACCCAGTCCCTTCAACGTCTGATCCAGTCCCTTCAACATCTGACCCAGTCCCTTCAACGTCTGATCCAGTCCCCTCAACGTCTGACACAGTCCCTTCAACATCTGATCCAGTCCCTTCAACATCTGACCCAGTCCCTTCAACGTCTGATCCAGTCCCTTCAACATCTGATCCAGTCCCTTCAACATCTGACCCAGTCCCTTCAACATCTGACCCAGTCCCTTCAACGTCTGACCCAGTCCCTTCGACGTCTGATCCAGTCCCTTCAACATCTGACCCAGTCCCTTCAACATCTGACCCAGTCCCTTCAACATCTGACACAGTCCCTTCAACATCTGGCCCAGTCCCTACAACTTTTGACACAGCCCCTTCAACATCTGACACAGTCCCGTCAACATCTGGCCCAGTCCCTACAACATCTGACACAGTCCCTACAACATCTGACACAGTCCCTTCAACTTCTGACACAGCCCCTTCAACTTCTGACACAGCCCCTTCAACATCTGGCACCATCCCCTTAACATCTGACCCAGTCCCTACCGCACCTGACACAGTCCCTACAAAATCTGAACCAGGACCCAGTCCCTACAACATCTGA
- the LOC119027830 gene encoding protein-glutamine gamma-glutamyltransferase 5-like, whose translation MAKMIKKVDFHCQSNNSAHRTIEITTEQLIVRRGQSFLLTLEMVKPVRAHDPLALIVETGPAPSEKHGTRSEFGNPSPMYTSDVKAIWKYSTDKTSNLERGIMTLSVTPPADAPVGRYSLSAKTLSERITLGTLVVLFNPWCSDDWVFLPDERERQEYVMNEQGLIYTGTSRYAHPLDWVFGQFEEEMVDICLKMLDINPKYLRDPADDVSARCNPIYVSRVVSAMINSNGDRGVLVGRWSGDYSDGVRPTHWIGSVSILQRWYQNNCNPVKYGQCWVFAGVMCTVMRFLGIPCRVVTNFQSAHDTNNSLTIDEYYNDNGATEGKDSVWNFHVWTEGWMKRPDLKKGNSFDGWQVLDPTPQELSDGVYCCGPASVKGILQGEAHLKYDMPFVFAEVNADIVKWMVTARGLKKKMHSDTKTVGQNISTKAVGSNMRNDITDSYKHKEGSAKERAIFRRALNRVNSGGDQEGDTRDEPLKLEMKFKEETTMVNGQDIKLQLTLGNKDRTIKTMSIRVNAQAMMYNGKPANNIQSTIQEKTILPGQEVILPIQIPFSAYSKFMANCDSMKVSAVATDKQQEDDIYETETDISLEDPSISIKVLGEARVFQTLTLEVEFKNPLNEKLWNCSLTVIGCGLFKSDYVESNVKDLEPNSTLRLRVTTMPYKAGIKTVVADFDCSAFRDVKGSCTFQINP comes from the exons atgGCAAAGA TGATTAAGAAGGTGGACTTCCACTGCCAGTCTAACAACTCGGCCCATCGCACCATTGAAATAACAACTGAGCAGCTGATTGTGAGGCGGGGACAgtccttcctcctcactctggAAATGGTGAAACCTGTCAGGGCCCACGACCCGCTCGCCCTCATTGTGGAGACAG GTCCAGCTCCTTCAGAAAAGCATGGGACCCGTTCTGAGTTTGGTAACCCGTCCCCAATGTACACCAGTGACGTCAAGGCCATTTGGAAGTACAGTACTGACAAGACATCCAACCTGGAGAGAGGGATCATGACCCTGTCCGTGACCCCACCGGCCGACGCTCCTGTGGGGAGGTACTCGCTGTCTGCAAAGACCCTGAGTGAAAGAATCACCCTGGGAACTCTGGTGGTGCTCTTCAACCCCTGGTGCTCAG atGACTGGGTGTTTCTACctgatgaaagagaaagacaagagtATGTGATGAACGAACAAGGACTAATCTATACAGGAACGTCAAGATACGCCCACCCGTTGGACTGGGTCTTTGGACAG TTTGAGGAGGAAATGGTGGACATTTGTCTCAAGATGTTGGATATCAACCCAAAATATTTAAGAGATCCGGCTGATGACGTCTCTGCTCGCTGTAACCCCATCTATGTTAGCCGTGTGGTCAGCGCCATG ATCAACTCTAACGGTGATCGAGGTGTGTTAGTGGGACGCTGGAGTGGAGACTACTCTGATGGAGTAAGGCCCACCCACTGGATCGGAAGCGTTAGCATCCTCCAGCGCTGGTATCAAAACAACTGCAACCCAGTGAAGTACGGACAGTGCTGGGTGTTTGCTGGTGTCATGTGCACAG TGATGCGGTTCCTGGGAATCCCATGTCGCGTTGTCACAAACTTCCAGTCAGCTcatgacacaaacaacagcctCACCATCGATGAGTATTATAACGACAACGGAGCCACAGAAGGCAAAGACAGTGTCTG GAACTTCCATGTGTGGACGGAAGGATGGATGAAACGACCAGACCTCAAGAAAGGAAACAGCTTTGATGGATGGCAAGTCTTGGATCCCACTCCACAGGAATTAAGTGACG GGGTGTACTGCTGTGGTCCAGCCTCAGTCAAGGGCATCCTCCAAGGCGAGGCTCACTTGAAATATGACATGCCATTTGTCTTTGCTGAGGTCAATGCTGACATTGTCAAGTGGATG GTCACTGCCCGTGgtctgaagaagaaaatgcacTCTGACACCAAGACAGTAGGCCAGAACATCTCTACCAAGGCTGTTGGTTCCAACATGAGAAATGATATCACAGACAgctacaaacacaaagaag GCAGTGCAAAGGAGAGGGCCATCTTCAGGCGAGCACTCAACCGAGTGAACTCAGGAGGTGATCAAGAGGGTGATACCAGAGACGAGCCACTTAAGTTGGAGATGAAATTCAAAGAG GAGACCACAATGGTGAATGGTCAGGACATCAAACTGCAGCTGACACTGGGCAACAAAGATCGAACCATTAAGACAATGTCCATCCGTGTCAACGCTCAGGCCATGATGTACAACGGCAAACCAGCAAACAATATCCAGAGCACAATCCAGGAGAAGACCATACTGCCTGGACAAG AGGTGATCCTACCTATTCAGATCCCGTTCTCAGCCTACAGTAAATTCATGGCCAACTGTGACAGCATGAAGGTTTCAGCGGTGGCCACTGACAAACAGCAGGAAGATGACATCTATGAGACTGAGACTGACATCTCCCTGGAGGACCCTTCAATCTCCATTAAG GTTCTGGGTGAGGCCCGTGTGTTTCAAACCTTGACCTTGGAGGTGGAATTCAAAAACCCGCTGAATGAGAAGCTGTGGAACTGCTCTCTGACTGTCATCGGATGTGGCCTTTTCAAATCGGATTACGTAGAAAG CAACGTGAAAGATCTGGAGCCAAACAGCACGTTGAGGCTGAGGGTCACCACGATGCCCTACAAGGCCGGGATAAAGACGGTGGTGGCCGACTTCGACTGCAGCGCCTTCAGGGACGTGAAGGGCAGCTGCACCTTCCAAATCAATCCCTGA
- the LOC119027738 gene encoding uncharacterized protein LOC119027738, with amino-acid sequence MAVDVHQRTCLSGVMMTTSLKIWCLLPIAAFLLLSFVPTVAEVVDSMRDCDQFLLDNTPPQVPGILEGGNIMNKSRYKPICQTFKNERRFVTLYDTQNKIPVFSAYKYRGEQDKGRPRTPWKIEPELEEKNTNNMRDDRYSHQASNDDYKNSTVYNRGHLFPTSHAFDRNDKISTFTLTNIVPQAVSFNGGSWQKMESCVQCVLQKYCINNNNVIEGFVVTGAQPSENNKLNNKVNIPSILWSAFCCYSHSMAKWLASAHWGDNVAEDSSKYLQTKTLAELHQELSVNVFPGSQCPLQTTVAEFYPEINAKNKFCKCPPQVSTTSAPLNTTTSFTSTTATTNFSATISSTSETTTTNNTTTTTSATRGTTTITTTTTATTKNEDNSSQENDDDGQGGNQGGSGGVGGGLVGGVSGGLVGGGGVGGVGGSVGGVGGGGLGGGGGGGVGGDGGGVGGVGGSVGGGGGGVGGVGGGVGGVGGSVGGGGSGLVGGGGGVGGVGGGLGGVGGSQSLYCCFSSYKYHDTCD; translated from the exons ATGGCGGTTGACGTCCATCAGcgcacctgtctgtct GGTGTGATGATGACGACATCCCTGAAGATTTGGTGTCTCCTGCCCATcgctgccttcctcctcctgtccttcgTTCCCACAGTAGCTGAAGTGGTGGATTCAATGAGAGACTGTGACCAGTTTCTCCTCGACAACACTCCACCACAGGTCCCAGGAATCTTGGAGGGCGGCAACATCATGAACAAGAGCCGATACAAACCCATCTGCCAGACTTTCAAGAATGAGAGAAGGTTTGTGACGCTCTACGACACACAGAACAAGATTCCAGTGTTTTCTGCTTACAAGTACAGAGGGGAACAAGACAAGGGAAGACCCCGAACCCCTTGGAAGATAGAGCCAGAG CTTGAAGAAAAGAATACCAACAACATGAGGGATGACCGATACAGCCACCAGGCCTCTAACGATGATTATAAAAACAGCACAGTCTACAACAGGGGCCATTTATTTCCAACTTCTCATGCATTTGatagaaatgataaaatatcaACCTTCACCCTGACAAACATCGTTCCACAAGCGGTGTCTTTCAACGGTGGCAGCTGGCAAAAAATGGAGAGCTGCGTCCAGTGTGTCCTGCAGAAGTACTGcatcaacaataataatgtcatTGAAGGTTTTGTAGTCACTGGAGCGCAGCCCAGCGAGAAcaacaaactcaacaacaagGTTAATATTCCCTCCATCCTTTGGTCCGCTTTCTGCTGTTACAGTCACAGCATGGCCAAGTGGTTGGCAAGCGCACACTGGGGTGACAATGTTGCAGAAGATTCATCTAAATATCTGCAGACAAAGACTTTGGCAGAACTCCATCAAGAACTGAGCGTTAATGTGTTTCCTGGATCTCAGTGTCCCCTTCAAACAACTGTTGCTGAGTTTTACCCAGAAATTAATGCTAAAAACAAATTTTGTAAATGCCCACCCCAAGTTTCAACTACATCTGCCCCTCTTAATACCACAACTAGCTTTACCTCAACTACTGCTACAACCAATTTCAGCGCCACTATATCTTCCACTAGTGAAACAACTACTACCAACAATACAACAACTACTACTTCTGCTACAAGAGGCACCACCACCATTACCACAACCACTACTGCAACCACAAAGAATGAAGACAACTCTTCCcaggaaaatgatgatgatgggcaAGGAGGAAATCAGGGAGGATCAGGAGGAGTTGGTGGTGGTTTAGTAGGAGGAGTTAGTGGTGGTTTagtaggtggtggtggtgtaggAGGAGTTGGTGGTAGTGTAGGAggagttggtggtggtggtttaggaggaggtg gtggtggtggtgtaggaggagatggtggtggtgtagGAGGAGTTGGTGGTAGTgtaggaggaggtggtggtggtgtaggAGGAGTTGGTGGTGGTGTAGGAGGAGTTGGTGGTAGTGTAGGAGGAGGTGGTAGTGGTTTagtaggtggtggtggtggtgtaggAGGAGTTGGTGGTGGTTTAGGAGGAGTTGGTGGGAGT CAATCCCTCTACTGCTGTTTCTCCAGCTATAAGTACCACGATACCTGCGACTAA
- the LOC119027833 gene encoding coronin-2B-like isoform X2: MTPSEMSWHSSFRCSKFRHVFGKPSTRDHSYDGVPITRSVHDNHYCSVNPCFIAVVTECAGGGSFLVLPIHHTGRVDPQHPRVCGHSGRVLDVKWNPFDDHCIASCSEDCTVKIWDIPVCGVQQNLTKARKTLIGHSRRVGLIEWHPTAENLLLSSAYDYKVLLWDVSQAGTVLRYPVRVVLMPVYHRYPSDTLLLSVSFNRDGSRLAVTSKDRRVRVLDPRTGKILQVSSSKSHRANKVLYIGGLKMLLSTGSSPWNHRQIVLWDPDDLSEPLYEEDLDGSAGVLFPFYDPDTNMLYLAGKGDGNIRYYELSSEKPYINFLTEYRSLLPQKGIGVMPKRGLDVNACEVFRFYRLIAIKDLVEPLSMIVPRKESGVFQEDLYPMTAGHQAAMTAQEWLSGIDRGPVLMSLKPGTRVANPYPETPAEKGLVRQLSSLRFEMGPADGAVTGTDVNFMEEAFLEEQLAYQDAKYLREVSDLSGWQPDETQIPLWTYCCTPHCCEPAERPPPTTESELLQVFYRQQDEIRGLREQLNQKDARITQLELEIKNARNNMRATF, translated from the exons ATGACTCCATCTGAG ATGTCGTGGCATTCGTCTTTCCGCTGCTCAAAGTTTCGCCACGTGTTCGGTAAGCCGTCCACGCGGGATCACAGCTACGACGGGGTGCCAATCACACGCAGCGTCCATGACAACCACTACTGCTCAGTCAACCCCTGCTTCATCGCCGTGGTGACGGAGTGTGCCGGGGGCGGGTCCTTTTTGGTCCTGCCGATCCATCAC ACCGGCAGGGTGGACCCTCAGCACCCGAGGGTGTGCGGTCACAGTGGAAGAGTTCTGGACGTCAAGTGGAACCCGTTCGACGATCACTGCATCGCCTCGTGCTCGGAGGACTGCACT GTGAAGATCTGGGACATCCCGGTCTGTGGGGTCCAACAGAACCTCACCAAGGCCAGGAAGACTCTGATTGGTCACTCCAGGAGGGTGGGGCTTATTGAGTGGCATCCGACAGCTGAGAACCTGCTGCTCAGCTCCGCCTACGACTACAAG GTCCTCCTCTGGGATGTGTCCCAGGCAGGCACAGTGCTCAGGTACCCGGTCCGAGTGGTTCTGATGCCCGTCTACCACCGCTACCCGTCTGACacgctgctgctgtctgtcagcttCAACAGAGATGGCAGCAGGCTGGCGGTCACGTCCAAAGACAGACGAGTCCGAGTCCTGGACCCACGCACAGGAAAGATCCTGCAG GTGTCCAGCAGTAAGTCCCACAGGGCCAACAAGGTTTTATACATCGGAGGTTTGAAGATGCTTCTGTCCACCGGCAGCTCACCTTGGAACCACCGACAGATCGTCCTCTGGGATCCT GACGACTTATCGGAGCCTCTGTATGAAGAAGATTTGGACGGGTCTGCCGGAGTTCTCTTTCCCTTCTACGACCCCGACACCAACATGCTCTACTTGGCTGGAAAG GGTGACGGGAACATCCGGTACTACGAGCTGAGCTCTGAGAAACCTTACATCAACTTCCTGACGGAGTACAGGTCCCTGCTGCCACAGAAAGGAATCG GAGTGATGCCAAAGCGCGGCCTGGACGTGAATGCCTGTGAGGTTTTCCGATTTTACCGTCTGATTGCCATCAAAGACCTGGTCGAGCCACTGTCGATGATCGTTCCACGGAAGGAG TCAGGTGTTTTCCAAGAGGATCTGTACCCGATGACAGCCGGACACCAGGCGGCCATGACGGCTCAGGAGTGGCTGTCTGGGATCGACAGAG GCCCTGTGCTGATGTCCCTGAAGCCTGGGACTCGAGTAGCCAACCCTTACCCAGAAACCCCTGCTGAGAAGGGGCTCGTGAGGCAGTTGAGCTCCCTGAGATTCGAGATGGGCCCAGCTGATGGTGCCGTGACCGGGACAGATGTGAACTTTATGGAAGAG GCCTTCCTTGAGGAGCAGCTGGCGTACCAGGACGCTAAATACCTCAGAGAGGTAAGCGACCTGTCGGGATGGCAGCCAGATGAGACCCAGATCCCACTGTGGACGTACTGCTGCACCCCACACTGCTGTGAACCTGCAGAGAGGCCGCCGCCTACAACCGAGAGCGAG ctcCTGCAGGTGTTTTACAGGCAGCAAGACGAGATTAGAGGCCTGAGAGAACAACTTAATCAGAAAGAC GCGAGGATCactcagctggagctggagatcAAAAACGCCAGAAACAACATGAGGGCGACCTTCTGA
- the LOC119027833 gene encoding coronin-2B-like isoform X1, whose amino-acid sequence MTPSEMSWHSSFRCSKFRHVFGKPSTRDHSYDGVPITRSVHDNHYCSVNPCFIAVVTECAGGGSFLVLPIHHTGRVDPQHPRVCGHSGRVLDVKWNPFDDHCIASCSEDCTVKIWDIPVCGVQQNLTKARKTLIGHSRRVGLIEWHPTAENLLLSSAYDYKVLLWDVSQAGTVLRYPVRVVLMPVYHRYPSDTLLLSVSFNRDGSRLAVTSKDRRVRVLDPRTGKILQVSSSKSHRANKVLYIGGLKMLLSTGSSPWNHRQIVLWDPDDLSEPLYEEDLDGSAGVLFPFYDPDTNMLYLAGKGDGNIRYYELSSEKPYINFLTEYRSLLPQKGIGVMPKRGLDVNACEVFRFYRLIAIKDLVEPLSMIVPRKESGVFQEDLYPMTAGHQAAMTAQEWLSGIDRGPVLMSLKPGTRVANPYPETPAEKGLVRQLSSLRFEMGPADGAVTGTDVNFMEEAFLEEQLAYQDAKYLREVSDLSGWQPDETQIPLWTYCCTPHCCEPAERPPPTTESELLQVFYRQQDEIRGLREQLNQKDVSIQTQSCKDTQGSRPTSIYHPRGSKPRKDLGLINIQMNYKDDRIPSAVAL is encoded by the exons ATGACTCCATCTGAG ATGTCGTGGCATTCGTCTTTCCGCTGCTCAAAGTTTCGCCACGTGTTCGGTAAGCCGTCCACGCGGGATCACAGCTACGACGGGGTGCCAATCACACGCAGCGTCCATGACAACCACTACTGCTCAGTCAACCCCTGCTTCATCGCCGTGGTGACGGAGTGTGCCGGGGGCGGGTCCTTTTTGGTCCTGCCGATCCATCAC ACCGGCAGGGTGGACCCTCAGCACCCGAGGGTGTGCGGTCACAGTGGAAGAGTTCTGGACGTCAAGTGGAACCCGTTCGACGATCACTGCATCGCCTCGTGCTCGGAGGACTGCACT GTGAAGATCTGGGACATCCCGGTCTGTGGGGTCCAACAGAACCTCACCAAGGCCAGGAAGACTCTGATTGGTCACTCCAGGAGGGTGGGGCTTATTGAGTGGCATCCGACAGCTGAGAACCTGCTGCTCAGCTCCGCCTACGACTACAAG GTCCTCCTCTGGGATGTGTCCCAGGCAGGCACAGTGCTCAGGTACCCGGTCCGAGTGGTTCTGATGCCCGTCTACCACCGCTACCCGTCTGACacgctgctgctgtctgtcagcttCAACAGAGATGGCAGCAGGCTGGCGGTCACGTCCAAAGACAGACGAGTCCGAGTCCTGGACCCACGCACAGGAAAGATCCTGCAG GTGTCCAGCAGTAAGTCCCACAGGGCCAACAAGGTTTTATACATCGGAGGTTTGAAGATGCTTCTGTCCACCGGCAGCTCACCTTGGAACCACCGACAGATCGTCCTCTGGGATCCT GACGACTTATCGGAGCCTCTGTATGAAGAAGATTTGGACGGGTCTGCCGGAGTTCTCTTTCCCTTCTACGACCCCGACACCAACATGCTCTACTTGGCTGGAAAG GGTGACGGGAACATCCGGTACTACGAGCTGAGCTCTGAGAAACCTTACATCAACTTCCTGACGGAGTACAGGTCCCTGCTGCCACAGAAAGGAATCG GAGTGATGCCAAAGCGCGGCCTGGACGTGAATGCCTGTGAGGTTTTCCGATTTTACCGTCTGATTGCCATCAAAGACCTGGTCGAGCCACTGTCGATGATCGTTCCACGGAAGGAG TCAGGTGTTTTCCAAGAGGATCTGTACCCGATGACAGCCGGACACCAGGCGGCCATGACGGCTCAGGAGTGGCTGTCTGGGATCGACAGAG GCCCTGTGCTGATGTCCCTGAAGCCTGGGACTCGAGTAGCCAACCCTTACCCAGAAACCCCTGCTGAGAAGGGGCTCGTGAGGCAGTTGAGCTCCCTGAGATTCGAGATGGGCCCAGCTGATGGTGCCGTGACCGGGACAGATGTGAACTTTATGGAAGAG GCCTTCCTTGAGGAGCAGCTGGCGTACCAGGACGCTAAATACCTCAGAGAGGTAAGCGACCTGTCGGGATGGCAGCCAGATGAGACCCAGATCCCACTGTGGACGTACTGCTGCACCCCACACTGCTGTGAACCTGCAGAGAGGCCGCCGCCTACAACCGAGAGCGAG ctcCTGCAGGTGTTTTACAGGCAGCAAGACGAGATTAGAGGCCTGAGAGAACAACTTAATCAGAAAGACGTGAGTATTCAAACACAATcatgcaaagacacacaaggCAGTCGGCCAACATCTATATATCATCCTCGAGGATCAAAACCCAGGAAGGATTTGGGACTGATCAACATCCAGATGAATTATAAAGATGATAGAATACCATCAGCTGTAGCCCTGTGA